One segment of Halomonas sp. TD01 DNA contains the following:
- a CDS encoding O-acetylhomoserine aminocarboxypropyltransferase/cysteine synthase family protein, with translation MKPETIALHHGYAPDSQNAVAVPIHQTTSFSFDNAQHAADLFDLKVEGNIYSRIMNPTCAVLEQRVAALEGGIAGLAVASGMAAITYAIQTIAEAGDNIVSISELYGGTYNLFAHTLPRQGIQVRFADKDDIDGLEALIDERTKAVFCESIGNPSGGVVDLQKLAEAAHRHGVPVIVDNTTATPFLCRPIEHGADIVVHSATKYIGGHGTTVGGVIVDSGKFPWAENASRFSLLNEPDISYHGVSYTRDVGEAAFIARARVVPLRNMGAALSAQAAWNLLQGLETLSLRIERICANALAVAKHLESHPLVTWVHYAGLENHPDHALAKRYMNGHASGILSFGIEGGQAAGERFYDALALILRLVNIGDAKSCSSIPASTTHRQLNEQELKAAGVTPDMVRLSIGIEHIDDLLADIDQALAASQG, from the coding sequence ATGAAGCCTGAAACCATTGCCCTTCACCATGGCTATGCACCTGATTCACAAAACGCAGTTGCCGTGCCGATCCATCAGACCACGTCGTTTTCATTTGATAACGCCCAACACGCGGCGGATCTGTTTGATCTGAAAGTGGAAGGGAATATTTACTCGCGCATTATGAATCCAACGTGCGCCGTGCTGGAGCAGCGGGTGGCCGCGCTAGAAGGCGGCATTGCGGGGTTGGCGGTGGCGTCTGGCATGGCGGCGATTACCTATGCGATCCAAACCATCGCTGAAGCGGGCGATAATATCGTTTCGATTAGCGAGCTGTATGGCGGCACTTACAACTTGTTTGCCCACACCTTACCCCGCCAAGGCATTCAGGTGCGGTTCGCCGATAAAGATGATATCGACGGCCTTGAAGCGCTGATTGACGAGCGCACCAAAGCGGTTTTTTGCGAGAGCATCGGTAATCCATCGGGTGGCGTAGTAGACCTGCAAAAACTGGCTGAAGCGGCGCACCGCCATGGTGTGCCGGTGATTGTTGATAACACCACTGCAACGCCGTTCTTGTGTCGGCCCATTGAGCATGGGGCGGATATTGTCGTTCACTCGGCCACTAAATATATCGGTGGCCATGGCACCACGGTAGGCGGTGTGATTGTTGATTCAGGCAAATTCCCTTGGGCGGAAAATGCTAGCCGTTTCTCCCTGCTCAACGAGCCAGATATCTCCTATCACGGCGTTAGTTATACCCGCGATGTGGGCGAAGCCGCTTTTATTGCCCGTGCCCGCGTTGTGCCGCTACGCAATATGGGAGCAGCGCTTTCGGCCCAAGCGGCCTGGAATCTGCTGCAGGGCCTGGAAACGCTGTCACTGCGTATTGAGCGTATTTGTGCCAACGCGTTGGCCGTTGCAAAGCATCTGGAAAGCCATCCGCTGGTCACCTGGGTGCATTATGCAGGCTTGGAAAATCATCCCGACCATGCGTTGGCCAAGCGTTATATGAACGGCCATGCCTCGGGGATTCTTAGCTTTGGTATTGAAGGGGGGCAGGCCGCTGGTGAGCGCTTCTACGATGCCCTGGCGCTGATTCTGCGTTTGGTTAATATCGGCGATGCCAAGAGCTGTTCCTCGATTCCTGCATCCACCACCCATCGCCAGTTAAATGAGCAGGAGTTAAAGGCTGCAGGCGTTACACCGGATATGGTGCGTCTGTCGATTGGTATTGAGCATATCGACGATCTGCTAGCAGATATTGATCAAGCGCTAGCGGCTTCTCAAGGGTAG
- a CDS encoding response regulator: MNERPPLVLCAEDHQELRRDLCDELREAGYRVVEASDGEEALAHLKSMPDVILCDITMPRLNGYALLEQVRNGFPELADTPFIFLTALSDRFDIIEGKRLGADDYLVKPIDYDLLLATLEARLRQVSRMRAKSTRELDHLRQGIHHLRSEISEHAFAAAKSALDLMAAGVVLLDNHGQPLLTNRAALRLNLDKPPLRGVPSLEDISDTSSQQLHKAVRRSLAANRLSAESTDCLRLPRLGGHSDLMLFICSLANGAPNADSPAVAVMLIDPNQRVQLPETLLAELFGFTPTETTIAMHLAEGQRKEDIAELLGISVTTVAFHLRNLFQKTDTRRQAELIAVILAGSMSLSIQN, encoded by the coding sequence ATGAATGAACGCCCGCCTTTAGTGCTATGCGCTGAAGATCATCAAGAATTGCGCCGAGATTTATGCGACGAGCTGCGCGAGGCGGGCTACCGCGTAGTGGAAGCCAGCGATGGAGAGGAGGCGCTGGCACACTTGAAGTCGATGCCAGATGTGATTCTGTGCGATATCACCATGCCGCGCCTAAACGGCTATGCCTTACTAGAGCAGGTGCGCAATGGCTTTCCAGAGCTTGCGGACACACCGTTTATCTTCCTGACCGCACTTTCAGACCGCTTTGACATTATCGAAGGCAAACGTTTGGGTGCCGACGATTATCTGGTTAAGCCGATTGACTACGACCTGTTGCTAGCCACACTAGAAGCACGCCTGCGCCAGGTTAGCCGCATGCGCGCCAAAAGCACACGGGAACTCGACCATCTGCGCCAAGGCATTCACCATTTACGCAGTGAAATCAGTGAACACGCCTTTGCCGCAGCCAAGAGCGCACTCGACCTGATGGCCGCCGGTGTGGTGCTGTTGGATAACCACGGCCAGCCACTGTTGACCAACCGAGCGGCCTTAAGGCTAAACCTCGATAAGCCGCCATTAAGGGGCGTTCCTAGCCTGGAAGACATTAGCGACACGTCCAGCCAGCAGCTACATAAAGCGGTGCGCAGAAGCTTAGCCGCCAATCGACTTAGCGCTGAAAGCACTGACTGCCTGCGCCTTCCCCGCCTGGGCGGGCACAGCGACCTGATGCTGTTTATCTGCTCACTCGCCAACGGCGCGCCTAACGCTGATAGCCCCGCGGTGGCCGTTATGCTGATCGACCCAAACCAGCGCGTTCAGCTACCGGAAACATTGCTTGCCGAGCTATTCGGTTTTACCCCAACCGAGACGACTATCGCCATGCATTTGGCCGAAGGGCAACGCAAGGAAGATATTGCCGAGCTGTTGGGCATTTCTGTGACAACGGTGGCCTTTCATCTGCGCAACCTGTTCCAAAAAACCGATACCCGGCGGCAGGCGGAATTGATCGCGGTGATTCTGGCTGGCTCAATGAGCCTATCTATTCAGAACTAA
- a CDS encoding sensor histidine kinase gives MIRFPSRARIYWLPLVAIGLFIILLFFSLLRLSGVEKNMRSNVDENMLWVITQAQLASHRLQEAAHRHAMGHTDAQPEQHLDVLFSRLTLMDQGPQRRYIQALGFEPLLDNTLEQLAQIDRLLPLFLLDELTSDDMYRNIQPLLATLNRMANAIMTEEWEATGERLDDYRDSLMQVIYSAVGILVTGLLLALLLLWALSKRRQAQEALTQHLDHLEDVVSARTQDLEDQRRRLADSINTAPDGFAAFDANGQLQLINARLAQLLPETERIFSPGTPLHDVVTRLYQTCVSTSAALPPHQASAQCDIELAGGEWRQLTLRRTQSGGHVMRLADITPYKKAAIALENALERERGISDFYRSFAAMVSHQFRTSLAVIDSGLQRLMRRHSGYSAEERAARYQRLRDTVAHMTELVDASLLTAQLDAGQVSSHQQPHDMIKLVRKACLLHQEVPGNTRLLINVVIPPELKTLQISCDKALTEHIIDNLLTNARKYSRQGSPITVELSHDAHWAYCRISNQGDVIPDVEQLHIFERFYRGANSAGQQGLGLGLNIARTLAQLQHGELVLLSSTPEATTFQLILPQAPQAGQHATQTQAGGKEST, from the coding sequence ATGATCCGTTTTCCTTCTCGTGCACGTATTTACTGGTTGCCGCTAGTAGCCATTGGCCTGTTCATCATTCTTTTATTTTTCTCTCTGCTGCGTCTTTCTGGGGTCGAGAAAAATATGCGCAGCAACGTTGATGAGAACATGCTGTGGGTCATCACCCAAGCCCAGTTAGCAAGCCATCGTCTACAGGAAGCGGCACATCGCCATGCCATGGGGCACACTGATGCTCAGCCAGAACAACACCTTGATGTGCTCTTCAGCCGTCTAACCCTAATGGATCAAGGTCCACAGCGTCGTTATATTCAAGCCTTAGGGTTTGAACCGCTACTGGATAACACCCTTGAGCAGTTAGCGCAGATTGACAGGTTGTTGCCACTGTTCTTGCTGGACGAGTTAACCTCGGACGACATGTACCGCAACATTCAGCCACTGCTGGCCACATTAAACCGCATGGCGAATGCGATCATGACGGAGGAGTGGGAAGCTACCGGTGAGCGGCTCGACGACTATCGCGATAGCCTAATGCAGGTGATTTACTCGGCCGTGGGCATCCTGGTCACTGGCCTACTGTTAGCCCTGCTATTGCTATGGGCGCTTAGCAAACGCCGGCAGGCACAGGAAGCGCTTACCCAGCACCTTGATCACCTGGAAGACGTTGTCAGCGCACGCACCCAGGACTTGGAAGATCAGCGGCGCAGGCTGGCAGATTCAATTAACACAGCGCCTGATGGTTTTGCGGCCTTTGATGCCAATGGACAGTTACAGTTAATCAACGCGCGTTTAGCGCAGCTACTCCCCGAGACAGAACGCATCTTCTCACCCGGCACTCCCTTGCATGATGTTGTAACGAGACTCTACCAAACCTGCGTTAGCACGTCGGCAGCACTCCCCCCTCACCAAGCCAGCGCACAGTGCGATATCGAACTGGCTGGCGGCGAGTGGCGACAGTTGACGTTGCGCAGAACGCAATCCGGTGGGCACGTCATGCGCCTTGCTGATATAACACCCTATAAAAAAGCGGCCATTGCCTTGGAAAACGCCCTGGAGCGTGAGCGAGGCATAAGTGATTTCTACCGTAGTTTCGCCGCCATGGTGTCCCACCAGTTCCGCACCTCTCTGGCGGTGATTGATTCAGGCCTGCAGCGCTTGATGCGCCGCCACTCGGGCTACTCGGCAGAAGAGCGTGCTGCCCGCTATCAGCGTCTGCGCGATACCGTCGCTCATATGACTGAACTGGTTGATGCCTCGCTGCTGACCGCACAGCTAGACGCGGGGCAGGTAAGCAGCCATCAGCAGCCCCACGACATGATTAAACTGGTCAGAAAGGCGTGCCTCTTACATCAGGAAGTGCCCGGCAATACTCGGCTGCTAATTAACGTGGTGATTCCGCCAGAATTGAAAACGTTGCAGATAAGCTGCGATAAAGCACTAACCGAGCACATTATTGATAACCTGCTGACCAACGCCCGCAAATATTCTCGTCAGGGAAGCCCTATCACTGTCGAGCTATCACATGATGCACACTGGGCTTACTGTCGCATCAGTAATCAGGGGGATGTCATACCCGACGTCGAGCAGTTGCATATCTTTGAACGTTTCTATCGCGGTGCTAACAGCGCCGGCCAGCAGGGACTTGGACTAGGACTCAACATTGCCCGCACGCTGGCCCAACTTCAGCACGGTGAGCTGGTATTGCTCAGCTCAACTCCTGAAGCAACTACCTTCCAGCTCATCCTGCCCCAAGCCCCTCAAGCAGGCCAACACGCCACTCAAACGCAGGCGGGTGGTAAGGAATCAACATAA
- a CDS encoding molybdopterin-dependent oxidoreductase, translated as MPLVHLLFSLFATAGFSTQLLADSPVQLGERPLPEPSEPIILAIGGSISHTNAGDSAQFDARMLSHLETHTLATETSVTDGVNHFEGFLLRDLLEWVGADGKQVIATALNDYIVAIPLDDFYQYDVLIATHMDGEALTPRDKGPLWIVYPRSDHTELQDIRYDYRWVWQLTGLTVE; from the coding sequence ATGCCATTAGTTCACCTTTTGTTTAGCTTGTTTGCCACCGCTGGTTTTTCCACCCAATTGCTTGCGGATAGCCCTGTACAACTCGGTGAACGCCCATTACCAGAGCCTTCGGAACCTATCATTCTGGCGATTGGTGGCAGCATCAGTCACACCAATGCGGGCGATAGTGCGCAGTTTGATGCACGAATGCTTAGCCACCTCGAAACTCATACCTTGGCCACTGAGACGTCTGTCACCGATGGCGTTAATCACTTTGAAGGTTTTTTACTGCGTGACCTGTTGGAATGGGTAGGTGCCGACGGTAAACAGGTCATTGCTACAGCGCTGAATGACTACATCGTTGCTATCCCGCTTGACGACTTTTATCAATACGATGTGCTAATAGCGACCCATATGGATGGCGAGGCCCTAACGCCACGTGATAAAGGGCCGCTTTGGATTGTTTACCCCCGCAGCGATCACACAGAGCTGCAAGATATTCGCTACGACTACCGCTGGGTGTGGCAACTTACCGGGCTAACCGTGGAATGA
- the speB gene encoding agmatinase, whose product MPSLYGDMISTFMGVAKATDPKATDADVVVSGVPFDLACSGRAGTRMGPNAIRQSTANLIWEGKRWPWDFALEDRLKVCDAGNVDYAYGEPESLVDNLEIHANRWLKAGKKMLTLGGDHYISLPLLRAHAREHGPLALIHFDAHTDTYEQGTRFDHGTIFHHALKEGLVVPEHSLQIGIRTSYDRHNHPYEVLDADWVNDHGPAAVLERIRARVGHHPAYISLDIDGLDPAYAPGTGTPVCGGMSTDLMLKVIRGMVGMELIGMDVVEVNPAYDHGDITSLAAATLGLEFLYTLAASKRVERLSV is encoded by the coding sequence ATGCCCAGCCTTTATGGCGATATGATTTCTACCTTTATGGGCGTAGCAAAAGCAACGGATCCTAAGGCAACTGACGCCGACGTTGTGGTGAGTGGCGTTCCCTTTGACCTTGCTTGTTCTGGTCGTGCTGGCACCCGCATGGGGCCGAATGCTATTCGTCAAAGTACCGCTAACCTGATTTGGGAAGGCAAACGCTGGCCATGGGACTTCGCATTAGAAGATCGCCTCAAAGTTTGCGATGCAGGCAACGTTGATTACGCTTATGGCGAGCCGGAGAGCTTGGTCGACAACTTGGAAATCCACGCCAACCGTTGGCTAAAAGCCGGTAAAAAAATGCTGACGCTGGGTGGCGATCACTACATCAGCCTGCCCCTGCTGCGTGCTCATGCTCGTGAGCATGGCCCACTGGCACTGATCCATTTTGATGCCCATACCGACACCTACGAGCAAGGCACGCGCTTTGACCATGGCACTATTTTCCATCATGCCCTAAAAGAGGGTTTGGTAGTGCCGGAGCACTCACTGCAAATTGGTATTCGCACCAGCTATGACCGCCATAACCACCCTTATGAAGTGCTGGATGCCGACTGGGTAAATGACCATGGCCCTGCCGCCGTGCTAGAACGCATCCGTGCCCGCGTTGGCCATCATCCCGCTTATATCAGCCTGGACATTGACGGCTTAGACCCTGCCTACGCGCCAGGAACAGGGACACCAGTATGTGGCGGCATGTCTACCGACCTAATGCTAAAAGTGATCCGCGGCATGGTAGGCATGGAGTTAATAGGTATGGATGTTGTTGAGGTAAACCCCGCTTACGACCATGGCGATATCACGTCACTCGCCGCGGCCACCCTGGGGTTGGAGTTTTTATATACGCTGGCCGCGTCTAAGCGTGTTGAAAGGTTAAGCGTGTAA
- a CDS encoding LysR family transcriptional regulator, producing MRSLRHFDLNLLLVFEALMRERHVTRAAETLHLSQPALSHALKRLRDALEDPLLIRTNNGLQPTPRALALLPVVQQALTMLQEGLTPPASFSPSTSARHFTLATTDYFEEVMYPAFLSQLLTYAPDISFTIELITPSVLSEGLEQRQVDMVVGLDSQSTLPSGVIQHPWMDEELVCLAATGNGRVGDALDIQQFAREAHVALTDISGLRPSNIDSCLVRHGLNRRVISKNLNYIAAARVVALTDAIMTLPRQMAERFITMLPVRIVAPPKELPALNMTLIQHGLYANEPALIWLTQSLQEFASTFKQKIP from the coding sequence ATGCGCTCGCTACGCCATTTCGACCTAAACCTGCTGCTAGTATTTGAGGCGCTAATGCGTGAGCGCCATGTCACTCGCGCAGCAGAAACGCTGCATCTAAGCCAGCCAGCACTTAGCCATGCGTTAAAACGGTTGCGGGATGCGCTGGAAGATCCATTATTAATACGTACCAACAATGGTCTGCAGCCAACGCCCCGTGCGCTGGCGTTGCTGCCAGTCGTGCAGCAGGCGCTGACAATGTTGCAGGAAGGCCTTACCCCGCCGGCCAGCTTTTCCCCATCCACTAGCGCGCGGCATTTTACCTTGGCCACCACGGATTATTTTGAAGAGGTGATGTATCCAGCGTTTCTGAGCCAATTACTGACGTACGCGCCGGATATCAGCTTTACCATTGAGCTGATCACCCCCAGCGTACTCAGTGAAGGACTGGAACAGCGACAAGTGGATATGGTGGTAGGGCTGGATAGCCAAAGCACGCTGCCCAGCGGTGTCATACAGCACCCTTGGATGGATGAGGAGTTGGTTTGTTTGGCCGCGACTGGTAATGGCCGCGTAGGCGATGCACTGGATATTCAGCAGTTTGCCCGTGAGGCCCATGTGGCACTGACTGATATCAGCGGTTTAAGACCCAGTAACATCGATAGTTGTTTAGTACGGCACGGGCTCAACCGCCGAGTGATTTCAAAGAACTTAAATTATATTGCGGCAGCGCGGGTCGTGGCGCTCACTGATGCGATCATGACGTTGCCACGCCAAATGGCCGAGCGATTTATCACGATGCTGCCGGTGCGTATCGTCGCGCCACCTAAAGAACTGCCTGCACTCAACATGACGCTGATTCAACACGGGCTGTATGCCAATGAACCTGCCCTCATTTGGTTGACTCAATCGCTGCAGGAATTCGCCAGCACCTTTAAGCAAAAAATCCCTTAG
- a CDS encoding response regulator, whose product MTATYKLLIADDHPLVRDAMARVIREAYADAEVIEVEDFDAALAHAQQDPDLDLILLDLNMPGMNGLTGLLQLRNEQPTIPVVIVSAEEDKQIILQAVSCGAAGFITKSLPRDQMRHAIAQVLEGNIFLPADAMRAPDSIRKRRHQDQGFTAEQLRLLTRKQLQVLEHMTRGESNKMIAYHLNIAETTVKAHVSAILRKLGVTSRVQAILSANDIDFSQFLNR is encoded by the coding sequence ATGACAGCAACGTATAAACTCCTGATTGCCGACGATCATCCCCTGGTGCGCGATGCCATGGCGCGAGTGATCCGTGAAGCTTACGCAGATGCTGAGGTTATCGAGGTAGAAGACTTTGATGCGGCCCTCGCCCATGCCCAGCAAGATCCAGATCTTGATTTGATATTGCTAGATTTAAATATGCCTGGCATGAATGGGTTAACAGGGCTTTTGCAGCTGCGTAACGAGCAGCCTACGATTCCCGTGGTGATTGTGTCTGCGGAAGAGGATAAGCAGATTATTCTGCAGGCAGTCTCCTGCGGTGCGGCGGGGTTTATCACCAAGTCACTGCCTCGTGATCAGATGCGCCACGCCATTGCCCAAGTGCTGGAAGGCAATATCTTTCTACCTGCCGATGCGATGCGCGCGCCGGACAGTATCCGCAAGCGTCGCCACCAGGATCAGGGATTTACCGCGGAACAGCTGCGCCTGCTGACCCGCAAGCAGCTACAAGTGTTGGAGCATATGACGCGCGGTGAATCTAACAAGATGATTGCCTATCACCTTAATATTGCAGAAACCACGGTGAAAGCCCACGTGTCAGCGATCTTGCGCAAGCTGGGGGTGACCAGCCGAGTACAGGCGATTTTATCCGCCAACGATATCGATTTCTCCCAGTTCCTCAATCGTTGA
- a CDS encoding insulinase family protein: MLAYAPHLTRAHVSIAIVAGYLDEPRALPGLAHLLEHVLTTAPLEASSNISLLTWFSQHQGSLNAHTDDYITDVHFSISANKLEVAALTVASQLATPAFSPSVIGAEVAAIDAEWQARQHSSAMQRLSAISTLSDSQHIGAGCRHGNAQTLGSDMTLLFEALTAFHRAYYHGGRVSIAIISPWAAKAMNRLIKRMAALFSPPIPCAPSLSIAPRWSRQFSTKVASTGNTVELLWPLSSAIARHQLTALGDTADRLNQGLLVEQLPDSITDYRATLAPSGATDAFSLTLSGTATQDQVKALAAALSERLAALLGTATNAHGNRWQPPVDTMQLAPAWFAHARRQALTRRFATLSSEHQPVTSTFAASHARCLLGNTPPPPSPHAFDRQPPAYPAVQHWCGQYGVSDDFAVLATTAWAACFVPGAVVVPSPLTAKRLARQAIVFKQENSPHGSWVIAMGSQANHAMVALLEDAVLAASKAQEGMLAQQLIQRLTPLPAAPVVWVSHSTGAAAVCNALANLASRVAIRAEQPSANLSTSTAIMRTLSLPGTPSQRLLLALAEQHHSGAFFQQARYDHHLGYVAAVRSGDGAPCSLGYVVQTSNVGEISKDAGSAGGKPLEEKRIAEKLQSITDALWKTSDSVLQAQLPTLTPPETPLAALVLQWQSLLTGTNQPLHRLGQQRIDSQALTNLLTQINTLGHWQTHWLDSAGHYEVNR; the protein is encoded by the coding sequence GTGCTGGCCTACGCGCCCCACTTAACCCGCGCTCACGTCAGCATTGCCATTGTGGCGGGCTATTTGGATGAGCCGCGCGCCCTGCCAGGGCTGGCTCATTTATTAGAACACGTGCTCACTACCGCGCCGCTGGAAGCGTCCTCTAACATCAGCCTGCTTACTTGGTTTTCCCAACACCAAGGAAGCCTGAACGCCCATACCGATGACTACATCACCGATGTACATTTCTCGATATCAGCAAACAAACTAGAAGTAGCGGCGCTCACCGTTGCCAGCCAGCTCGCCACGCCTGCGTTTTCGCCATCAGTCATTGGCGCTGAAGTCGCTGCTATTGACGCCGAGTGGCAGGCCCGCCAGCACAGTTCGGCGATGCAACGATTGTCGGCCATCTCCACGCTCAGCGATTCACAGCATATTGGTGCGGGCTGCCGTCACGGTAACGCGCAAACCCTAGGTAGCGACATGACGCTATTATTTGAAGCGCTCACCGCGTTTCATCGCGCCTATTACCATGGCGGCCGCGTTAGTATCGCCATTATCAGCCCGTGGGCAGCGAAAGCGATGAACCGCCTGATTAAACGCATGGCAGCGCTGTTTAGCCCACCAATACCTTGCGCTCCTTCGCTTTCCATTGCGCCTCGTTGGAGCCGTCAGTTCAGCACGAAGGTAGCTAGTACGGGCAATACCGTTGAGCTACTGTGGCCGCTGTCCTCGGCCATTGCTCGTCACCAACTTACCGCTCTTGGCGACACTGCTGATCGGTTAAATCAAGGCCTCCTAGTGGAGCAGTTGCCTGATTCGATTACCGACTACCGCGCAACGTTGGCCCCTAGCGGGGCGACAGACGCTTTTAGCTTGACGCTAAGCGGCACTGCGACCCAGGACCAGGTGAAAGCCCTTGCGGCTGCCCTAAGTGAGCGCTTAGCCGCCCTGCTCGGCACAGCAACTAACGCTCATGGCAACCGTTGGCAGCCACCCGTTGATACGATGCAGTTAGCCCCGGCTTGGTTTGCACACGCCCGCCGCCAAGCGCTTACTCGTCGCTTTGCTACGCTGTCCTCTGAACATCAGCCAGTCACAAGCACGTTTGCGGCTAGTCATGCCCGTTGCCTACTGGGTAATACGCCTCCACCGCCCTCACCACACGCTTTTGATAGACAACCACCGGCTTACCCCGCCGTGCAGCATTGGTGCGGTCAGTACGGTGTTAGCGATGATTTCGCGGTACTTGCCACTACCGCCTGGGCGGCCTGTTTTGTGCCCGGCGCAGTGGTTGTACCCAGCCCGCTCACCGCTAAGCGGCTCGCTCGCCAGGCTATTGTCTTCAAGCAGGAGAACTCACCCCACGGCAGTTGGGTGATAGCGATGGGTAGTCAAGCCAACCACGCTATGGTGGCGCTGTTGGAAGACGCCGTGTTAGCTGCCTCTAAGGCTCAAGAAGGGATGCTGGCTCAGCAATTGATACAGCGCTTAACACCATTGCCTGCCGCGCCTGTGGTATGGGTTTCCCATAGCACAGGCGCCGCTGCCGTTTGCAACGCGCTAGCGAACTTGGCGAGCCGCGTAGCAATACGCGCTGAGCAGCCCTCCGCCAACCTATCGACCAGCACCGCCATCATGCGGACACTGAGCCTACCGGGAACTCCCAGCCAGCGATTACTATTGGCACTTGCGGAGCAGCATCACAGCGGGGCTTTTTTTCAGCAGGCACGCTATGACCATCACTTGGGCTATGTGGCAGCGGTTCGCAGTGGCGACGGCGCACCTTGCTCACTTGGCTATGTCGTGCAAACTAGCAATGTGGGGGAAATCAGCAAAGACGCGGGCTCGGCAGGGGGGAAGCCGTTAGAGGAAAAACGGATAGCGGAAAAGTTACAATCGATCACCGATGCCCTCTGGAAAACGTCGGATAGCGTTCTGCAGGCGCAACTGCCAACGCTAACACCGCCTGAAACGCCACTCGCGGCGCTGGTTCTCCAGTGGCAAAGCCTCTTAACAGGTACCAATCAGCCACTGCATCGCCTTGGACAACAACGCATCGATTCACAGGCACTTACCAATTTACTCACTCAGATAAACACCTTGGGCCATTGGCAAACCCACTGGCTGGATAGCGCTGGCCATTATGAAGTCAATCGCTGA